In the Pseudomonadota bacterium genome, one interval contains:
- the thiS gene encoding sulfur carrier protein ThiS, whose product MQIIVNNEQRTIDEGRTIAQMLDMLRVPRAGTAVAINGSIVPRDEHERCAVCDGDRIDILRPIGGG is encoded by the coding sequence ATGCAGATAATTGTGAACAACGAGCAGAGGACGATCGACGAGGGGCGCACGATCGCGCAGATGCTCGACATGCTTCGAGTCCCGCGCGCGGGCACCGCTGTGGCGATAAACGGCTCGATCGTCCCGCGGGATGAGCACGAGCGCTGCGCCGTGTGCGACGGCGACCGGATCGATATCCTGCGCCCTATCGGAGGAGGGTGA
- a CDS encoding MBL fold metallo-hydrolase, protein MNTRISCTYIGQATTFITMGDTLLITDPHLGRRAFLSPRISKLPIDPACAPEPACILLSHTHCDHLDISSYKYFSTGVPIVVPEGKERAVGSWLPNPVIELAHFATHELVCGTEITALPVMHSESHLFDLGLARSNAYLIRKPGFDGSIYFCGDSAYGRHFQETGNLGRIELALLPIGSYEPRCLMRRKHMTPAEAVNAFEDLGAAHMVPIHFNTFRLSLESPQAPLRWMERILEERPDLKARIHLLEPGGEFGRDVAAAGHMVA, encoded by the coding sequence ATGAACACAAGGATTTCATGCACATACATCGGGCAGGCCACAACCTTCATAACGATGGGCGACACCCTCCTCATCACGGATCCGCACCTGGGCAGGCGCGCCTTCCTCTCGCCGAGGATCAGCAAACTCCCGATCGACCCCGCTTGCGCGCCCGAGCCTGCATGCATCCTGCTCTCACACACCCACTGCGACCACCTGGACATCTCGAGCTACAAATACTTCTCCACCGGCGTCCCCATCGTGGTCCCCGAGGGCAAAGAGCGAGCGGTCGGCAGCTGGCTCCCGAACCCGGTGATCGAGCTCGCCCACTTCGCGACGCACGAGCTCGTATGCGGCACCGAGATAACGGCGCTGCCTGTGATGCACAGCGAAAGCCACCTCTTCGACCTCGGCCTCGCCCGGTCCAACGCATATCTGATAAGGAAGCCGGGCTTCGACGGATCGATCTATTTCTGCGGCGACTCGGCCTACGGCCGCCACTTCCAGGAGACCGGAAACCTTGGGCGCATCGAGCTCGCGTTGCTCCCGATCGGCAGCTACGAGCCTCGCTGTCTCATGAGGCGCAAGCACATGACGCCGGCCGAGGCGGTGAACGCGTTCGAGGACCTCGGCGCTGCCCACATGGTGCCCATCCACTTCAACACCTTCCGCCTCTCCCTCGAGTCGCCGCAGGCGCCGCTGAGATGGATGGAGCGCATCCTCGAGGAGAGGCCTGACCTGAAGGCCAGGATCCACCTCCTCGAGCCGGGCGGTGAGTTCGGCCGCGACGTTGCGGCGGCCGGCCACATGGTCGCCTGA
- the alr gene encoding alanine racemase, translating to MMLDSLGKMMFRPAWATVDLPALSRNFDIIKRLLPSGAGVLAMVKADAYGHGAREISLALERAGARALGVATVEEGIELREFGIRIPILVMSGLMGEGSAASFPMVDANLTPVVHSSGVLDSLEEAAVKAGRTVDVHLKIDSGMSRLGVRPESLPGVIEKLRRCPHLRVEGAMTHLADAGDEDFSSRQLDLFLTCKARIEGALGPVPVWHAANSVAIMRGEALDFPDAGETWVRPGLALFGDCGFDHRLREKLSLVMGIESRVMLIKHVPAGAMVSYGCTFKARRPSRLAIVPIGYADGYPWSVSGKARVLVRGRRAPVAGRVTMDMIVLDVTDVEGVSVGDEVVLMGSQGDEFIGLDELAGWAGTIPYEIICGVSKRMPRIYKRD from the coding sequence ATGATGCTCGATTCCCTCGGAAAGATGATGTTTCGGCCCGCATGGGCGACAGTCGACCTCCCCGCGCTCTCCCGCAACTTCGATATCATAAAGCGGCTCCTCCCCTCGGGCGCAGGGGTCCTGGCGATGGTCAAGGCGGACGCCTACGGCCACGGCGCCAGGGAGATATCGCTGGCATTGGAGCGCGCGGGGGCAAGGGCGCTGGGCGTGGCCACGGTTGAGGAGGGGATCGAGCTGCGCGAGTTCGGCATCCGCATACCGATCCTGGTCATGAGCGGCCTCATGGGCGAGGGCTCGGCAGCCTCCTTCCCGATGGTGGACGCGAATCTCACGCCGGTGGTCCACTCGAGCGGCGTGCTGGATTCGCTCGAGGAGGCCGCGGTAAAGGCGGGGCGCACCGTGGACGTGCACCTGAAGATCGACAGCGGGATGTCGCGCCTGGGGGTGAGGCCAGAGTCGCTGCCGGGCGTGATCGAGAAGCTCCGCCGATGTCCGCACCTCCGGGTCGAGGGCGCCATGACCCACCTGGCCGATGCGGGCGACGAGGATTTCTCCTCGCGGCAGCTCGACCTGTTCCTCACGTGCAAGGCCCGCATAGAGGGTGCGCTCGGCCCGGTGCCGGTATGGCACGCGGCCAACTCCGTGGCGATAATGCGCGGCGAGGCACTCGATTTTCCCGACGCGGGTGAGACCTGGGTGAGGCCAGGGCTCGCTCTCTTCGGCGACTGCGGCTTCGACCACAGGTTGCGCGAGAAACTGTCCCTCGTCATGGGCATCGAGAGCAGGGTGATGCTCATCAAGCACGTCCCAGCCGGCGCGATGGTGAGCTACGGCTGCACCTTCAAGGCGCGCAGGCCGTCCAGGCTCGCCATCGTCCCCATCGGATACGCGGACGGCTACCCTTGGTCGGTCTCGGGCAAGGCCCGGGTCCTGGTCCGCGGAAGGCGCGCGCCGGTGGCGGGGCGGGTGACGATGGACATGATCGTTCTCGACGTGACCGACGTGGAGGGCGTCTCCGTCGGGGACGAGGTGGTGCTCATGGGGAGCCAGGGGGATGAGTTCATAGGGCTCGACGAGCTGGCCGGATGGGCGGGGACCATCCCGTACGAGATAATCTGCGGAGTATCGAAGAGGATGCCCAGAATCTACAAGCGTGACTAG